One genomic segment of Pseudomonas chlororaphis subsp. aurantiaca includes these proteins:
- a CDS encoding MFS transporter has product MSHPSQFTLLRTRRFLPFFITQSLGAFNDNIFKQSLILAILYKLAIEGDRSIWVNLCALLFILPFFLFSALAGQFGEKFAKDALIRLIKLGEIVIMAVGAVGFVFDHLSLMLLALFAMGTHSALFGPVKYSILPQALREEELVGGNGLVEMGTFLAILAGTIGAGIMMSSAHYASIVSTAIIAVAVLGYLASRGIPRAAAATPDLRLDWNIFSQSWATLRLGLGQTPAVSRSIVGNSWFWFVGAIYLTQIPAYAKEWMHGDETVVTLILTVFSVGIAVGSMLCEKLSGRKVEIGLVPFGSFGLTIFGLLLWWHSGGIPPSEAGYGWIEVLGYGHAWWVLIDILGLGIFGGFYIVPLYALIQSRTPENERARVIAANNILNALFMVVSAIVSIVLLSLAKLSIPQLFLVVSLLNIAVNAYIFKIVPEFSMRFMIWLLSHSMYRVEHRNLEAIPDEGAALLVCNHVSFVDALLIGGAVRRPIRFVMYYKIYNLPVLNFIFRTAGTIPIAGRNEDIQIYERAFTQIARYLKDGELVCIFPEGKLTADGEINEFKGGLTRILEETPVPVIPLALRGLWGSFFSRDPSKGLFRRLWSRVTLVAGSAVTADSAEPARLQTLVGELRGSVR; this is encoded by the coding sequence ATGAGTCACCCCTCACAGTTCACCTTGCTTCGTACACGGCGTTTCCTGCCATTTTTCATCACTCAGTCCCTCGGTGCGTTCAACGACAACATCTTCAAGCAGTCGCTGATCCTCGCCATTCTCTACAAGCTGGCCATCGAGGGAGACCGCTCGATCTGGGTCAACCTCTGCGCCTTGCTGTTTATCCTGCCGTTCTTCCTGTTCTCGGCGCTGGCCGGGCAATTCGGCGAGAAGTTCGCCAAGGACGCGTTGATCCGCCTGATCAAGCTCGGCGAGATCGTGATCATGGCGGTGGGGGCGGTGGGTTTTGTCTTCGATCACCTGTCGCTGATGCTGCTGGCGCTGTTCGCCATGGGCACCCACTCGGCGCTGTTCGGCCCGGTGAAATACTCGATCCTGCCCCAGGCGCTGCGGGAGGAAGAATTGGTCGGCGGCAACGGCCTGGTGGAAATGGGCACCTTCCTGGCGATTCTCGCCGGGACCATTGGCGCGGGGATCATGATGTCCTCGGCCCATTACGCATCCATCGTCTCGACGGCGATCATCGCCGTCGCCGTACTCGGTTACCTCGCCAGCCGGGGCATTCCCCGGGCCGCGGCGGCCACCCCGGACCTGCGCCTGGACTGGAATATCTTCAGTCAGTCCTGGGCCACCCTGCGCCTGGGCCTGGGGCAGACCCCTGCGGTGTCACGCTCGATCGTCGGCAACTCGTGGTTCTGGTTTGTCGGGGCGATCTACCTGACGCAGATTCCGGCCTACGCCAAGGAGTGGATGCATGGGGACGAGACGGTGGTCACGCTGATCCTCACCGTGTTCTCGGTGGGGATCGCTGTCGGTTCCATGCTCTGCGAGAAGCTTTCGGGTCGTAAGGTCGAGATCGGCCTGGTGCCCTTTGGCTCGTTCGGCCTGACGATATTCGGCCTGCTGCTGTGGTGGCATTCCGGCGGGATCCCGCCAAGCGAGGCGGGTTACGGCTGGATCGAGGTGCTTGGTTATGGCCACGCCTGGTGGGTGCTGATCGATATTCTCGGCCTGGGCATCTTCGGCGGTTTCTACATCGTGCCGCTGTATGCCCTGATCCAGTCGCGGACCCCGGAGAACGAGCGGGCACGGGTGATTGCCGCGAATAACATTCTCAACGCGCTGTTCATGGTGGTGTCGGCGATCGTCTCGATCGTGTTGCTGAGCCTGGCCAAGCTGTCGATCCCGCAGCTGTTCCTGGTGGTGTCGCTGCTGAACATCGCGGTCAACGCCTACATCTTCAAGATCGTCCCCGAGTTCAGCATGCGTTTCATGATCTGGCTGCTCAGCCATTCCATGTACCGGGTCGAGCATCGCAACCTGGAGGCGATCCCGGACGAAGGCGCGGCGTTGCTGGTGTGCAATCACGTGTCCTTCGTCGATGCCTTGCTGATCGGTGGCGCGGTGCGGCGGCCGATTCGTTTCGTGATGTATTACAAGATCTACAACCTGCCGGTGCTCAACTTCATCTTCCGTACCGCCGGGACCATTCCGATTGCCGGGCGCAACGAGGACATCCAGATCTACGAAAGGGCGTTCACCCAAATTGCCCGCTACCTCAAGGATGGCGAGCTGGTGTGCATCTTCCCGGAAGGCAAGTTGACCGCCGATGGCGAGATCAATGAGTTCAAGGGTGGGCTGACGCGGATTCTCGAAGAGACGCCGGTACCGGTGATTCCGCTGGCGTTGCGGGGGCTGTGGGGCAGCTTCTTCAGCCGCGATCCAAGCAAGGGGCTGTTCCGCCGCCTGTGGTCGCGAGTGACCCTGGTGGCTGGTTCGGCCGTAACAGCCGACAGTGCCGAACCGGCCCGTTTGCAAACCCTGGTGGGCGAGTTGCGCGGTAGCGTGCGCTAG
- a CDS encoding TDT family transporter — protein sequence MTCPNTFRTGRPLSQLQHPREAIRQFTPNWFAATMGTGVLALALAQLPLRIPGLHLLAEGLWLFTIVLFVVFSAAYAARWVMFFDEARRIFGHSTVSMFFGTIPMGLATIINGFLLFGVPRWGEGVVQLAELLWWLDVALSLACGVLIPYMMFTRQEHRIDQMTAVWLLPVVAAEVAAASGGLLAPHLVDAHSQLVMLVTSYVLWAFSLPVAFSILTILLLRMALHKLPHESMAASSWLALGPIGTGALGMLLLGADAPAIFAANGMAGVGEIAEGLGLVAGITLWGFGLWWMLTALLITLRYLRDGIPFNLGWWGFTFPLGVYALTTLKLAATLNLTFFAVFGSLLVLALALMWLLVGKRTLQGAYRGELFVSPCIAGLAK from the coding sequence ATGACATGCCCCAACACCTTCAGAACCGGACGGCCCTTGAGCCAGCTGCAGCATCCTCGTGAAGCCATCCGCCAGTTCACCCCCAACTGGTTCGCCGCGACCATGGGCACCGGCGTACTGGCCCTGGCGCTGGCCCAGTTGCCGCTGCGGATCCCGGGCCTGCACCTGCTGGCCGAGGGTCTGTGGCTGTTCACCATCGTGCTGTTCGTGGTGTTCAGTGCGGCCTATGCGGCACGCTGGGTAATGTTCTTCGACGAAGCCCGGCGGATTTTCGGGCATTCCACGGTCTCGATGTTCTTCGGCACCATTCCCATGGGCCTGGCCACCATCATCAACGGTTTTCTGCTGTTCGGCGTACCGCGCTGGGGCGAAGGCGTGGTGCAGTTGGCCGAGCTGCTGTGGTGGCTGGACGTGGCGCTGTCGCTGGCTTGCGGGGTGCTGATTCCCTACATGATGTTCACCCGCCAGGAGCACCGTATCGACCAGATGACCGCGGTCTGGCTGTTGCCGGTGGTCGCGGCCGAAGTCGCCGCCGCCAGTGGCGGGTTGCTGGCGCCGCATCTGGTGGATGCGCATTCGCAACTGGTGATGCTGGTGACCAGCTATGTGCTCTGGGCCTTCTCGCTGCCGGTGGCTTTCAGCATCCTGACCATTCTCCTGCTGCGCATGGCCTTGCATAAGCTGCCTCACGAAAGCATGGCCGCCTCGAGCTGGCTGGCCCTGGGACCGATCGGCACAGGGGCCCTGGGCATGTTGCTGCTGGGTGCGGACGCTCCGGCGATCTTCGCCGCCAACGGTATGGCCGGAGTGGGCGAAATCGCCGAGGGCCTGGGGCTGGTGGCCGGTATCACCCTGTGGGGGTTCGGTCTGTGGTGGATGCTGACGGCTCTGCTGATCACCCTGCGTTACCTGCGCGACGGCATTCCGTTCAACCTCGGCTGGTGGGGGTTCACCTTTCCGCTGGGGGTCTATGCCCTGACCACCCTGAAACTGGCCGCTACCCTGAACCTGACGTTTTTCGCGGTGTTCGGCAGCCTGTTGGTCCTGGCGCTGGCATTGATGTGGCTGCTGGTCGGCAAGCGCACGCTGCAGGGCGCTTATAGGGGGGAGCTGTTCGTTTCGCCTTGCATCGCAGGATTAGCGAAATGA
- a CDS encoding cupin domain-containing protein: MKIIRSKTFTGERAWAALDIANMNGITTCVHWTDQPYKWHTNDGQEVFVVLDGQVRMHYRENGLEQSVLLEVGDIFYADVGTEHVAHPQGAARVLVVETEGSV; the protein is encoded by the coding sequence ATGAAGATCATTCGCAGTAAAACCTTCACCGGGGAGCGGGCCTGGGCGGCGCTGGATATCGCCAACATGAACGGCATCACCACGTGCGTGCATTGGACCGACCAGCCTTATAAGTGGCACACCAACGACGGGCAGGAAGTGTTTGTCGTGCTCGATGGCCAGGTGCGCATGCACTATCGGGAAAACGGCCTGGAACAGTCGGTGCTGCTGGAGGTGGGCGACATTTTCTACGCCGATGTCGGCACCGAGCATGTGGCCCATCCGCAAGGTGCGGCGCGGGTGTTGGTGGTGGAAACCGAAGGCAGTGTCTGA